A segment of the bacterium genome:
CCGTCCGTGCCTGTTCGGGCCGGTGCAGGTGCTACAGCGGCCCTTCGAGTATCGCCTGCGCGCGTTCGACGAGGCCCAGGCGGCGGCCGACGTGCGCCGCTACTCCGAGCGCTACTTCGGCGACCACGCGGAGGCCAATGATCGCATGTTCGCCTCGATGCGGGCCGAGATGATCTCCCGCCAGGGCGAGCAACGGACCACACTCCTGACGGTCATCCGCCTGGGCGAGGTCGCCCTCGTCGGCATCCCCGGCGAGATGTACGCCCGGCTGGGCCTGGACCTGCGCCGGCGCTCGCCCTTCCGCCACACCATCCTCGTCGGCCTGGGCAATGAGGAAATCGGCTACATCCCCGACCTGAAGGCGTACGAGGACGGCGGGTACCAGACGTGGGTCGGCTGGCACTGCTGCGTGGCCCCGGGCACGGGCGAGGCGATGGTGGAGCAGGCGCTGGAGATGCTGCAAGATGTCTTCGACGACCGCGGGGGGCCGGATGTCCCGGATGGTGCCTGCCGCGACCACGCGCCGACCATTCGCGAGCTGCGGGCGGACGACGGGCCGGCGCTGCAGCGGTTCTTCAACTCTTTGGCACCCCAGACGCGGCGCCTGTTCCGCCCGGCGGGCTGGAACATGAGCCTGCAGCAGTGCTCCGGCCTGTGCCGGCAGAGCGCGGACGGGGAGCGCTACGACCTGGTGCTGGAGGATCGCGGGCGGATCGTGGGCTGGTCGTTCCTGCAAGCCCTGGACCGCCCGGCGCCTTCGTTCGGCATCGGGCTCGCGGAGGCCTACCACGGCCGGGGCTATGGCCGGGAGCTGATGGGCCGGATCCTCGCCTGGGGGCGGGAGGCGGGCCGGACCGAGTTCGAGCTGACGGTCGTGCAGAGCAACGAGCGCGCCCAGCGCCTGTATGAGAGCTTCGGCTTCACCCGCACCGGGATGTGGCAGGGCTCGGACGGCCTGGACTACTACGAGATGCGGCTGACGCTGTAGCCCGGGGAAGCCGTCGGCGTCGACGATGTCACCTGGACGGCACATGTACAGACCCTAGGAGCCCCATGAAGACTGTCATCCTGCTGGCCGGCCATGCCACGCGCATGAGGCCGCTCACCACCTACCTGAACAAAGGCATGATCCCCCTGCGCGGCAAGCCGCTGCTCGAGCACGTCATCGAGCGCCTGCGCAAGCAGGGCTTCACCGACCTGCTCGTGGCCGTCACGATGTTCCCCGAGCAACTGCAGGGCTACTTCGGCGACGGCAGCCGCCTGGGCGTGAACATGCAGTATGTCCTGCGCCCGGAGCCTTCGCAGACCGCCGGTGAGGTCGCCGCCCTGC
Coding sequences within it:
- a CDS encoding GNAT family N-acetyltransferase encodes the protein MSILRAAASAVQLTDEAFPGTEPVFAKGHEGEFRATALVVEAETRLCFISIDALVPPTSMIRAAARRIAETTSIPAENVLLCATHTHSGPTTHDSFGATPNPEYKRRMEEGAVQAVQQACAILDDTTRPPDETQVELLLGLSQEATIGRNSRLLLKDGQIGWYNYEAEDAVRPTGPHDVNVPVLVFRRPDGSEAGVLLNHSVHNIGATNWDVFSPAFSGLARGEIEQRHGTTALFLPGAFGSSHNNTYNGGGLEPAELVVRLVAAVEEGLQSARPCLFGPVQVLQRPFEYRLRAFDEAQAAADVRRYSERYFGDHAEANDRMFASMRAEMISRQGEQRTTLLTVIRLGEVALVGIPGEMYARLGLDLRRRSPFRHTILVGLGNEEIGYIPDLKAYEDGGYQTWVGWHCCVAPGTGEAMVEQALEMLQDVFDDRGGPDVPDGACRDHAPTIRELRADDGPALQRFFNSLAPQTRRLFRPAGWNMSLQQCSGLCRQSADGERYDLVLEDRGRIVGWSFLQALDRPAPSFGIGLAEAYHGRGYGRELMGRILAWGREAGRTEFELTVVQSNERAQRLYESFGFTRTGMWQGSDGLDYYEMRLTL